The following is a genomic window from Amphiura filiformis chromosome 4, Afil_fr2py, whole genome shotgun sequence.
aaatttatttatttatttattattttaagatATCGTTGGTGAGGTCATTATAACTCAGTTGACTTGTGTTGTCCAACTCGTAACTGTATTCAGAAATGTTAACATCGAATGTGGTGTTATAAAATGCCTCCATTATTAAAACGATGGTCCACTGGagcagaacaaaatatttatatcaTCATTTCCTTTTCAATGTGTTCTTTGACGATACGTATAGCCTATACGTAACTGAGTAACGAAAATGCGTTTGTTCTGATaaagaaatcagaaaaagtaaGTTTATGACAAGGATCCATTTATCCGTTTCATGAAATCAGACGTGCAACTGATGAAATGATAATTATTCCTGTCACGACTTCGAGTCTTCCATAATGTATAATAAAATAATTCCGGATACCTACAGTTCTGTCCAATAATGCCTTACTTTCACACATTAAGTAAAGTAAAAGACACAATGGTATAGGCGTAATGATTCTGCTTGTCACACAATTATTACAGAATCCTTGTGAAATCAGATTTTACCATTGATGATAATAATACGTGTAGAGCATGGGATACAAATAGTTGCAGATTTCGACAGTTTTGTTCAACAATACGTTCTTTTTGCGTCGCATAGCAATTATTTCTTTCAAACCGACATTACTTAAGGTACCAAATCAGTCTTCTTCCTCTTAAAGTCCATTGTTATTTTTAAAGGTACATATCAGATTTTGTTGTCGCCAACCGATGGTATTGTACAATAGCAGAGCTGAAAGTtgtttttctcattcatttgtaATATGGGATCACTCGTTGGGGAAAATCTTTCATCAGCAAACTACATAAAAAGTTGACCCAAAAAAGCTCACTGACGAAGACTcgcgcctaagtttaacacccaGATTAAAACAAGATATAATATAGTATCAAGCATTGTGGTTTTCTCCTGATATTTGttgaaaaatgaaaatcattgcttttcatttggcacAGAAAATTTATTTTAACGTGAAAAGTTGTAGCGcacaattttgctcatttcaacaccgaattcgatcgggTTCCAGTGCAAAAATTAAATGAACGAGTGAGCTTTGTATTACAATAGCCAGCGAGTGAATGAGTGCAAAAGCTCTGTGTGTGCAGGTACGTTTTAGATGTTGATAACATTACAGTCTCGATAATATACCAGGGTCGTTCataaagttctacctccactatAATAACTTTGGTTATGTAAATGGTAGCTTCATCAAACTTAACAtgattatacatgtaaatatcaCCATACTATGTTGGTTTGGTGGAGGCGGAGAATGTATATTTCTATCATATCAATTATTCTTAGCACAGCGTCGTTGCCGTTATTATATGGAGTATATacggttctattttggaaataatgtgcttatttaagcatcaagcggcaagtttgcgcaaaagctggcaaccaaactATTTTGGTTAATCTGGGTATgctgccaagctatattggaacctCGTGACCCTAAAAAAGACCCCAAACCCCCTACATGTTCATACAGGGGGTAAAAATTAAACATACTCCAAATTcattaaaaacatgtcaaattatttgcctAGATCTAAGGTTCacaaaaatgtaatatatttgcGCGTAGGACACATAGTTACCAagctcaacaggtccaaggtcaatttgcatgttatacaggggtgaaaaatgTAAggtgctccgattttcgtaaaaattggTCCAATCTGTGCAaagattcaggaaaagaatagtttttactatctgcgatgttaTTTCAGAATAGGCctatagatgataaataaataaaaattccattGAATCATATGGAATCCAGCATATCTTTGGACTCTTTGCCGTGACACTATGCTAACTAGACATcccagatagtgcaaactattctttttctgaaacctctaagctaggcaaacaatttgcctcaacttttacAAAACTTGGAGTAActgtgaccttttgtgccccataacttcttaacgataggtcgtacacgcacaaacattacatttctgggatccacgTTAGGCCAGAACTATAATTTGACGTGTTTAATGGTGTCATTGGAATAAAATTGACTTTTGCCCCTTAtacgatcctatggggtcattgagAGGGCTTTTTGAGGGACATAGTCTCAAAATGTTGTTTGACAAACAACatattcgagttcagcatacccaaataaGCTGGTTTCCAACTTCTACacaaacttgccgctaggaacgcgatttttccaaaatggAAAGAGTCTTATATACGTTGTGTGTTGTTTTGTGACGTATCATGTACAATAAATAAACGTGGAGCGCCCTGCTCTCCGAACCGACGAGTCGTCTGCTCAAGGTTGGTTGTTACCGGTTCTTTATAAATCAAACCCTGAATTGCCCGCTATAAAATAAAACACGGTTCCAAAAGCGCACCAAAAGTATCAAATTATCCAAGAGATCTACTCTTTTGTGCATAAAAACGTAGTTGAACAATTTATGTATTTATACGCATTAATTTTTTCCCAGTGTATATCCTCATTTTATGTAATTAttgctaaattaaagggatgcaaCCACATCCTCTAAATCTAGTATAATCTCatttttgaggtcaaatttgggcaaaaatgctaagTGTTTTGCTCGCAGCAGAGGCATGTTACCTGAATACATTATTATATCAAGAACAAAGGCATAAACCAACACAATGAAAAGAAACCAGTAATCTCAgagcaaaaaataacaaaataatatcatagaaaatataaaaaatataatacaaagtaCAATGGATATAACTGCTGTTCAATTGTTATACTTTTTGAAAATGTTAGAAGATTGAGTTAACGGGATATTCCGCAGctccccactaaagattactcTTTTGGTTTTATAGTAATCAAGTTCcttataaatatgaaaataaataaatttaaaagagAGGAAGTGCAATTAAAAACAGATTGGCAGGCTAATTGgtcaaatgtaaatgtaaatttctTAGAATATTTCTTTGTCGAAGATTCCTTGTCAATTTgcctagaatttttttttttttttgcattgtatATGCTAACGACTATCGTTCGCCATTTGCACATTTCGTTACTGTGTCACGAAATGGTCAATTGCCATGTACAGTGTAGCATGACGTTCCTATTCGGGTTTTATGATTAATTTGAATACTAGTAATACTAATGACTTGGATATGAATCCATGTTGTATCAACATTCTCAGTGATATTGACTTACCTCAGCAACTTCAAACTTCAAGTGCACTAACTAAAGTccacacaaaaagtaacgcagctgttataaatacacctatagttTAGGAATTAGtagttgttttcacaatattacaacatagaaagaaggatggtgtatttacgcgcattttgataccccatttgtctatTGTCATTCAACATTAACAACACagaagtgcttttaaagaaaaatacccgggtttaaagttgcagtttacatcgatcaatggttattatgcaagcATTGTAGCACGTAAAATAATTATTgcttgcataataaccattgatcgatgtaaactgcaacttttaaacccgggtatttttctttaaatgcaCTTCTGTGTTGTTAATGTTGAATGAcaaatgagcgtaaataaatctTCCAtccctctatgttgaaatattgtggaaacaatcaTTAGTTCTAAAGCTGTAGGTGTTTTTAtgacagctgcgttactttttgtgtcgTCTTTACATGGACTCTGCCAGGTATCTCCACCTTGTGCTGATCTTTCACTGTTCTGAGTTCTCTCGATATGTAATGTATCAACCACAAAATCTACTCTGACTTCCTTCAGTCATTGCCATAGACAAAATTGTACTGCAAATATCTCAAAAAGGTATTTGCTAACCCTTTGTGATTGATGATCACAAAAGCAGAATGTTCTGGGAATTGACAAAACACTGTCATAATCTTCTGCAAATTTATGGCTAAGGCAGTTTTGTTAGTCTCCCCGTGTAATCTGTCTGGTGTTGACAGGGACCACCAAGGCAATAACCCCAGTGGAAGAGAGAGATTTTCTTCCACTTGCAAACTGCGCCGTTATGCCATCACTATCTTGCTGCCAAATGGAGATCTATCTGCTTTGTAGATGATTTCCTTCCCACGTGATTAAAAAACTTTCTTCTTACTCATATTGTCTATTCAGCTGATGGAATTTGTTTGCTGGGGGGTCTTCGCTAATCTCTCTCATCCTTGAAGGTGGAATAGATTTGCTCTCCAATCTCATACGCCATCATCAGATCAGAGTCAATTATCTGGGGCTTTCATTGCTGTAGAGATCCTTGTGAGGTCCTGCTTCTCTGAGATGAGAATGGGTTGATCCAATCATGGATGAGGCTGATGACAGGCGACTGACACTGCTTCATAATCATTTTGGATGCTGCTGTAGATCTGCATGGTAGAGTTCTGGTTTGTTACATTGTTGCTAGATATTTACACCGAAGGTAAAATTTTGAGCACCAGAAGGgtcaaaaattattattttaaatgaaatggtcaggtctcaaattgttcctttggcaaaattaAATCAAACCAAGATTAGTTTGCGTTGTTTTAAATGTATTGTTACAAAGGCAACATCACAAATGGTTCAACAGGGTTCAATGGACTCCTTTGCCCTgttacactggtaacaaacgaaCTGAGGTATTCtttgcttaatttttttttcaagctgAACAATTTCAGACCAATCAAAATCAAAGCATATCTCAATTTTTGACCCTGTGGAaaccaacatttgacctttgacctttcccTTATAGCTCAAGAACTGTACTGCGAATAtacaggtcaaactatacattttctgaatactTATGATGAGAGGAATGCACTGGAATGGGTTTAAACTTGGATGTGCATATGTTGTTCAAGAGGGTTTGTACATGTACAACAAAACATATTCCTGTCCAGGTCAAACCATACATCAACAGAATTTTAGTCATGTTGTATTTTAAGACAAGCGTTGATCCAATGTTCATGAAGAAATGGTTGAACTCGGTGGAGATACTCTTTGAGTCAGTAATAACTTCATTCATTTCtgtttcagattcagatttattgtattttcattcaatgaatgaaaaAATAGCATAATAATCGTAAATTAATATAGATACAACATGAGTGAGGGAGTTTCTATAAACCTAAAACCATTGTAGGATATCCGATACGAGGGAGAAATAATGGACATGTGCAGGAACGAAAGCACCGTAATTAACACGTCATATTAATTAGCAGCTACCTCTTGAGATAAATaacatcaaatagcaaaattattacacgaggggggggggggtcaaaataacattaaaaaaaattatcgacgcaaacatttacaatataataacaaacttgaacaaaatagacaattttgctgcacagtctcacgttgtttaccgcctttgcatatAAATTTACAGGAAGACATCCGCTATGTAAAAGGCCACTTTCATACAGCTAGACTTACTGCCATCACTGTCTAGCTGtgatggcagcgcggaggtggtcacgtgtgtatttataaatacgtttttataaatataatcaaaGCATACTGATTAGTATCCTTTAAACAACTACACAAATTGTATGGATGATAAATGCAAATAAATAATAGAATCAAAACTATAAATGCAAATAAATAATACAATCAAAACGTCAAAGAAGTCGAGTATGCTAAGTTCATGGCTAAGTAAGCAAAAGCTACTTTGTGAATACCAAATGAGAAAGGAAAATATTTATATGAGATATTATGAGATATTCCTCGTGACGTCCCTTGTCAAatgcagacacttttgggcaggatagtaaatggagaaatagccaaaaatctgccggggtgattttttcacaatttgggtttgttgcgaatttgtgatattattaatgtttaaatagtgatagtttcagatcggaatataagtGGCATCTTGTACTTTGTCAATAataggccgatatctcaatttcaaattctgTAATACCATGTAACTTACgaacttaggaatgtccgatttcaacggcgttgtggagcacaATATCTcttagatatgtaaaaacctcaaaattgataacctgcccaaaagtgtctccttttgacatgacacgtcacatattatgatTGGAAAAGTGGTTGTCCTTTAATAATAATCATCAATATCATTCgaattttaaaaccaaaatagGTAATCGCTTTATGGCAGAAAGCCTCTTCGCAAGTTATTGTGTTGCCATGAAGTTGTGTTTAGGGAGTGGCTATCAGATTGTCTTGAAATGGTAATCACAGATATTCAGTAAAAGACCTGTTCTTTCTTTAAACATAAAGTTGACAAGTTCAATATTGTACGTATCCTCAACAATAAgtaatacaagctgtatcaaaatgattggtacccatcagttttcattgatattaaatggatgagcctgacacatcagATTCaatataagatccaaataatttgtataataaattgtgtaacaagtcataaactatacattctggatattttaagagtatccaatgttgtatttggaagaggcaggcgtttcagtaaacatcaaaattgattggtaccaatcattttgatacaccctgtagaagAGTTTAACCTCAACACTACACTAtctttcgctcacctggaacgttttcaatagttcgactagcgtcttcaacagatggtgatgctgtgatgatatcttgtctacaatcgggatatccttCACTGATGACGCCatttgattgacagaatgacgtcataggatgttacgatatAGTGCCGCCCCCTGGGCATCAGCAGGTTATCCCAGATAGGGTCTATTTCGTCCTTTGtcacaagatatcatcacagcatcaccacctgttgaagacgctagtcgaactagtgaaaacgatccaggtgagcgaaaaatagtgtagtgttgaagttaaactcttctaTTAtattatctaccactacgtatgaatatccactcgtatataatAAGAAGTGGTTTATTTATTCAGTCTTCTTTAGCCAGGATAGCCCAATTAGTGTATTTAGTTCGGAGCAAACATAGGTGCCATAGCAAAATATAGTATTAGGCGTTACAGaccacaaaagaattaaggtaccagttattttcacccctgtcaTGCCTGTATATTCTACACAATGACAGACATGTGATAATAAGAACCAGCAGCCAGTCAATATATTTacagctcggatttaagacctcattcgttgaaatcggaaAAGAAATGAAGACAATGGACAAAGAAATGAATGCCAAAGAATGAAgtggattcaaaagttgcagatctTAAAGCAGAGCTATTGTGGTACAGGTAATAGCTGCTGGTTTTGattgtgacatatttgtctttgttgaagacagggtgaacataactggtgccctatttgttttgtttttacagtCTGTATACTATATGGAACCCTTATAATACACATACATCAactataacatttaaaaataattcCAGTAAACattacatataacaacaataaatcattaAAAGTAGAAATTGAAATACAGTAACAATTTATAATGTGCCTTCCTTTGATACAATTATTATGTTTTAGTATGCTGTATATAATTTAAAATGATTGCAAACTGGTTACCGGATCATTTCCCCGGATCATTTCTGCGTAATTGTAAGGGGTCATCTGTCACTCTGTCATtatgaaaaattatttgaagaaatcaaagagcccttggAGTAAATATTGTAGTGTAATGATCGACAGAAACAATTGCAATCAATAGTGTTTACTATTTACTAGCGAACCATTGCTGAAGCTATTTCATCTGAAGCATTTTCCATCTTGATATCTTGTGCGTATGTCCGGGGCGTATGTACGctagcgctttgagcgaacactagcgatttgtagctgcgTCCACAGAAATCCGCACTGACGTTACTGCCagatcagtcatgtcagtgtggAAAATGTTTGAAAGACAGTCATTTTTCATCTCTTGCACCTACGGTGCTTGATCAAAATTCTTTGTGTAATTATCAACAAATGCAATAATAGCGTCGATTTCTTTTCGTTTGAAACTAAGTTTTCTCAAATGcatgtgttgaaatttttcaaaGTTAACCAAACTGTTCTTACAGCACATTTCAAGAAAGTCATCATTTCTATTCCATCGTCCGTTGTATTTGATTTCTAAGTACGCTAATTTCTGTAAATGATGAAGATTTTCAAATAGCGTTTTGATACCGCGTGGACCATAACATTGTGAAACGCCCGCACTCATCACACCTTCAGCCCATTTGGGTATATTTGTTCCATCATCATCAGTATTGTCATCATAAGATCGGATCATATGTTTTCCACTTATTAACAAAGTTGTTAGATTTTTCATGTGTTTGAACGGCAATTGCGATATTCCATTATCcgaaagctcactatcattcagATTGAGCTCTCGTAGATGCTCACAACTTTGAATAGAAGGGCAAAGTTTGGTCATTGCATTTCCTATATGATTCCCATGCAGATTTAGCACCTGAAGTTTCTTTAAGTTATTCAATGAGATGCTCAATATGGCGATCCCTTCTTTCTCAAGACTAACTCTTCGAAGAAGCAGTTTTTCTAACCAAGGAAGTTGGAGAAGGTTTTCGCAGATATCCTTAGTAGCTCTGCCAATCCTATTGTTCGACAGGTTTAACTCTTTCAATTTTGAAAGATGAAACAGACCATTTCCTATCAGTATAAAACCATCCTCAGTTATTTGTGACTCACGAAGATTCAGAACTGTAAGGTGTGGCAGATATTTGAACGCATTTATCAACAATCTAACACTCCCTACTGACACCTCAGATGTCATAGAATTCAGTCGTAAATGCTTCAATGGCAGTGGTGATTTTTTCTTGTCTTTCGTGGAAATCTTTGATGCTTTTCTGGCCTCATCATAAAGTACTGAAATTACCTCCTTGGCATCTTTGACTGCAAGTAATTCCAGATgtaatgtattcaaaattgaaagATGCTGTCGCAAATAGTAAGGAGAAACGTTATAGTTTACGATCGAAAGATTTCTCAGTTCCTTTGATTTTAACCAGTTTAATACATTGTCAGCCCAAAAAGGCAATAATTTCGACATCTTAGCACGGAGATACGGAATAGGTAGGTCGCTTCCTTCTCCAATTAGTGAGAAATgcgatattttcttcattttatataaatattttctcaagTTTTCGACACGAAGACATTTACACGCTATTGTTAGATGTGTAACATTGGGAGTATATAAACGAGAAAATATATCGGTGTATTCTCCTCTAAGAATTAAATGCTTCAAACGTATAAGTCGTGTTATATCAATTCCAACCATTTTTGTTACATAGAAGGAATTAAAAGGAAGTTCTAGATCAAGGGAATATAACTTTGAGACATTTTGCAGCAAATTATGAAGCACAGATTTGACAATTATTGAAAGTCTTTTGACGGTGATTTTTGCTGCAGTAATATCGCAAAGTATACTCTCATCTCCTAACGTCTTTTGACAGTTAATAAAGAAATCAAGTGCTGGTAAATATTCCTTGTTCTCTCCTAACTTGATCCAAAAAGGCTTTCTTTGAAATAGCGGCCTCAAGTGTTTGCATAGGTTTTCTGACTGCGACTCCGCCAATAATAAAAGACACAAAATCCAAGGGTCATTACTACACACAGTGCAGTCTAAACACGGATGTAAATCTGATTTCGGAAAACATCTAAGCAACAGGTCAACACAGTGTGGTATGATCATATCTGCCGCTTCGGCGCTTAAACCACAGCAATACTGTATAAGACAACTCATGTCTATGATATTTGACCCTGTTATTAAGTCCAGAAAGCCTTTAAACTTGTTCAAATTGCTTTTGGATAATCCGATCATGTATTTTGCCGCACAAAATTCCTGAAAATCTTTGTGTAGAAACGCCACTTTGTACTGAACTCGGCGATTACAGTAAATTCTTTCCATTACTAAGATTCCAATACTCAATGCTTCATTTAGAATTTCTGTTGGAAACTCATCTTTTTCAAACAATAATTTTGGCTCTGAAGTATCTGTAAGCAAACCTGTAAGTGCAACTTCGCCAACTGCAGTCACGATTACGTGCATTTCATGCCTTCGACCTATTCTGGCTTCTGCAAAAGAGTGATCATTGAGATATCGCATCGCTTCCTCAAAAACGTCAGTTGTTTTTTCTGGCAGATATCGTGACTCGTCCCACAACATGCACATCATGGTCAGCAAGATTGGTCGTTTAGACATTCCTTTAACAACTGGTTTATTGAGTAACTCCCGTAAAAACGGGAAAACCAATATATCTAATTTACCAACACATTCATTCTGATTTCCACGAATTGTATCCACAAATTGAGAGTATTCATCTTcctcaaatttgttaaaatccTCTTCTTCCGCTCCGTCCAAATATTTTTCATCTACCTCAAAAAACCTCGctacaaatttctgaacatcCAAAAATGACAATTGCATAAGTTCTACTTGAGCGCAATAACCATAATGGTTAACGTAGTTAGAAACTCTATACCGTCGTGTCGTGACCAACACACAGCTTTTATAGAGCCACCTGTTACTCAGCAGAATCTTGAATTGATTTTCTTCTGAGAGTGATTTTTCTCCCAGCCAAAGCGCTTCGTCGAATCCATCAAGGAGAAAAACAATCGAACTTGCATTTGATTCAATATAGGCCAGCAGTTTCTTTTTTGATACACGTGGCAGCAGCTGAGCTTGAATTGCATCTGCTAATGTCATTTGTGGTTGAACTTTGCGTAACTCGAGAAAAAATAACAAACGGTACTTTAAGAGACTTTCATTGTTCTGATCAGGACTTGCCCAATCATATGCAATCTTGGATAAGGTAGTTGTTTTCCCTCCTCCTGGGTCTCCTCTTATTAGAATACGATTTAACTTATGTTTATCATTATCTTTAAGTGAAAGTAGGTCAATATATGATTCCAATCTTCTCTTCTTAATCTCCCTTGATGACTTGTCTTCGTATAACATTTGAAGATTAACAAAGAGGTCCTTAATTTGTCTGAACTTTTCTGGCATACCTGGAAGTAATGTTATTTTTCCACGCGAATGTCTATAATAGTTCATCAGTTGATCCCTACAATCATCCTCGTTAAATGGGAGTTCATCTGAAAAATAAGGAAAGTATTGTTATAATTGgatttttgatattaaatatcAGTTGCAAATTTCCAGAATCGTTTTGAAATTCAGGTATGTTTCTGTTTGCGATCATGAAGTTTTCGAAACATACTTCAACTTTCGGCCTTTGTCGCAAGTAAATGACAAACATATAAAGAAAACATTATGTGAACTGGAAAACATCACTCAAGTACATCAACCCGACCATAATTAATAGCAGACATTTGATTTTGTATCCAGAAACCGAAAGTCTTGAAAACACCAATGTATTAGAGTGACCATTAAGTCATAAAATTAGCTAACTCAAATAGATTATTCTCATTAAATGGTGTTGTCAATTAAAACAAGAATTGATTTAATTTAGGTTTATTACAAACTCTAatagtgacccgcaggtcaaattgctagaaattTACATAAATCACACCTAAACAGGCACAATGCAATTtgaaggcagcagcttaatcagcgccaatattgcaacattgaagcaaacaactatacaaacatccaatcacATCCCATTCccataggcaatgaggataaagtgcctcgAGATAATACGTTGAACTCGgtacctatggattatgagtcgggcgccttatccactcggccacacgtgcccCTCAGACTTATTTCAGATATT
Proteins encoded in this region:
- the LOC140150733 gene encoding uncharacterized protein isoform X1; its protein translation is MATNIPITIDPQAYCRCFKALHLVVNAVLPCVDSCLKNWHATKRQSIPLCTGHCPSGKKPKITKAGVSSCKSCVDWANEIEAVFFQTPFPLPSGLSASTGGTAPAATTSTKQKPIPWANVNPSLLGKSHVEVAKAFIIRLQKGQSVQNYTTLSDFDSAGIFMIMARFSEFHQGDKSCYHLVEKLAAIRNDLCHMAVKSSLQIDPATLDDYFKKIDDFVCWLQKVYSNFFSSGQDLSKELQKIQLEPVTENMRNDILKDISEEFETIVEKVEEISTATKMFQEDLSTLKLESARSTDVVKVEEKVKELSRTQEGACGKLKAVEEVVEKLSESSKRIETSLGSTAATADHASKKAEEVSREFEKLKVDKAEKEDVVTVEEKVKELSRTQEGACGKLKAVEEVVEKLSESSKRIETSLGSTASTADHASKKAEEVSREFEELKVDKAEKEDDELPFNEDDCRDQLMNYYRHSRGKITLLPGMPEKFRQIKDLFVNLQMLYEDKSSREIKKRRLESYIDLLSLKDNDKHKLNRILIRGDPGGGKTTTLSKIAYDWASPDQNNESLLKYRLLFFLELRKVQPQMTLADAIQAQLLPRVSKKKLLAYIESNASSIVFLLDGFDEALWLGEKSLSEENQFKILLSNRWLYKSCVLVTTRRYRVSNYVNHYGYCAQVELMQLSFLDVQKFVARFFEVDEKYLDGAEEEDFNKFEEDEYSQFVDTIRGNQNECVGKLDILVFPFLRELLNKPVVKGMSKRPILLTMMCMLWDESRYLPEKTTDVFEEAMRYLNDHSFAEARIGRRHEMHVIVTAVGEVALTGLLTDTSEPKLLFEKDEFPTEILNEALSIGILVMERIYCNRRVQYKVAFLHKDFQEFCAAKYMIGLSKSNLNKFKGFLDLITGSNIIDMSCLIQYCCGLSAEAADMIIPHCVDLLLRCFPKSDLHPCLDCTVCSNDPWILCLLLLAESQSENLCKHLRPLFQRKPFWIKLGENKEYLPALDFFINCQKTLGDESILCDITAAKITVKRLSIIVKSVLHNLLQNVSKLYSLDLELPFNSFYVTKMVGIDITRLIRLKHLILRGEYTDIFSRLYTPNVTHLTIACKCLRVENLRKYLYKMKKISHFSLIGEGSDLPIPYLRAKMSKLLPFWADNVLNWLKSKELRNLSIVNYNVSPYYLRQHLSILNTLHLELLAVKDAKEVISVLYDEARKASKISTKDKKKSPLPLKHLRLNSMTSEVSVGSVRLLINAFKYLPHLTVLNLRESQITEDGFILIGNGLFHLSKLKELNLSNNRIGRATKDICENLLQLPWLEKLLLRRVSLEKEGIAILSISLNNLKKLQVLNLHGNHIGNAMTKLCPSIQSCEHLRELNLNDSELSDNGISQLPFKHMKNLTTLLISGKHMIRSYDDNTDDDGTNIPKWAEGVMSAGVSQCYGPRGIKTLFENLHHLQKLAYLEIKYNGRWNRNDDFLEMCCKNSLVNFEKFQHMHLRKLSFKRKEIDAIIAFVDNYTKNFDQAP
- the LOC140150733 gene encoding NLR family CARD domain-containing protein 4-like isoform X2; the encoded protein is MWKEILKDISEEFETIAEDVMVIAEKVTHVDEKLDEITQDAQHTEERLDAVEKNIIQLDRELLGEKVEEISTATKVFQEDLATLKLEAARSTDVVKVEEKVKELSRTQEGACGKLEAVEEVVEKLFEVSREFEELKVDRTEKEDVVKVEEKVKELSRTQEGACGKLKAVEEVVEKLSESSKRIETSLGSTAATADHASKKAEEVSREFEKLKVDKAEKEDVVTVEEKVKELSRTQEGACGKLKAVEEVVEKLSESSKRIETSLGSTASTADHASKKAEEVSREFEELKVDKAEKEDDELPFNEDDCRDQLMNYYRHSRGKITLLPGMPEKFRQIKDLFVNLQMLYEDKSSREIKKRRLESYIDLLSLKDNDKHKLNRILIRGDPGGGKTTTLSKIAYDWASPDQNNESLLKYRLLFFLELRKVQPQMTLADAIQAQLLPRVSKKKLLAYIESNASSIVFLLDGFDEALWLGEKSLSEENQFKILLSNRWLYKSCVLVTTRRYRVSNYVNHYGYCAQVELMQLSFLDVQKFVARFFEVDEKYLDGAEEEDFNKFEEDEYSQFVDTIRGNQNECVGKLDILVFPFLRELLNKPVVKGMSKRPILLTMMCMLWDESRYLPEKTTDVFEEAMRYLNDHSFAEARIGRRHEMHVIVTAVGEVALTGLLTDTSEPKLLFEKDEFPTEILNEALSIGILVMERIYCNRRVQYKVAFLHKDFQEFCAAKYMIGLSKSNLNKFKGFLDLITGSNIIDMSCLIQYCCGLSAEAADMIIPHCVDLLLRCFPKSDLHPCLDCTVCSNDPWILCLLLLAESQSENLCKHLRPLFQRKPFWIKLGENKEYLPALDFFINCQKTLGDESILCDITAAKITVKRLSIIVKSVLHNLLQNVSKLYSLDLELPFNSFYVTKMVGIDITRLIRLKHLILRGEYTDIFSRLYTPNVTHLTIACKCLRVENLRKYLYKMKKISHFSLIGEGSDLPIPYLRAKMSKLLPFWADNVLNWLKSKELRNLSIVNYNVSPYYLRQHLSILNTLHLELLAVKDAKEVISVLYDEARKASKISTKDKKKSPLPLKHLRLNSMTSEVSVGSVRLLINAFKYLPHLTVLNLRESQITEDGFILIGNGLFHLSKLKELNLSNNRIGRATKDICENLLQLPWLEKLLLRRVSLEKEGIAILSISLNNLKKLQVLNLHGNHIGNAMTKLCPSIQSCEHLRELNLNDSELSDNGISQLPFKHMKNLTTLLISGKHMIRSYDDNTDDDGTNIPKWAEGVMSAGVSQCYGPRGIKTLFENLHHLQKLAYLEIKYNGRWNRNDDFLEMCCKNSLVNFEKFQHMHLRKLSFKRKEIDAIIAFVDNYTKNFDQAP